A genomic segment from Nicotiana sylvestris chromosome 1, ASM39365v2, whole genome shotgun sequence encodes:
- the LOC104216735 gene encoding glycine-rich protein HC1-like isoform X1, with the protein MGSKVFMLIVLAILLVITSKVAARELAESTPTTTDNGAGFPGVGGGGFGGFPVGRYGGYLGGGYGGYPGGGYGGYPGGRGYYGGYPRGGYGGYGGYGGGYGGYPRGGWYGVWPGN; encoded by the exons atgggatCAAAGGTATTTATGCTTATTGTTTTGGCTATTTTACTTGTGATAACATCAAAGGTTGCAGCTAGGGAGTTGGCTGAGAGCACCCCCACTACTACAGACAATG GAGCAGGATTTCCAGGAGTTGGAGGAGGTGGATTTGGAGGATTCCCCGTAGGAAGATATGGAGGATACCTTGGAGGAGGATATGGCGGATACCCTGGTGGCGGATATGGTGGATACCCTGGTGGTCGTGGATATTATGGAGGTTATCCAAGAGGCGGATATGGTGGATATGGTGGCTATGGTGGTGGCTATGGAGGTTATCCTAGAGGTGGTTGGTATGGAGTATGGCCTGGCAACTAA
- the LOC104216735 gene encoding glycine-rich protein HC1-like isoform X2 codes for MGSKVFMLIVLAILLVITSKVAARELAESTPTTTDNGFPGVGGGGFGGFPVGRYGGYLGGGYGGYPGGGYGGYPGGRGYYGGYPRGGYGGYGGYGGGYGGYPRGGWYGVWPGN; via the exons atgggatCAAAGGTATTTATGCTTATTGTTTTGGCTATTTTACTTGTGATAACATCAAAGGTTGCAGCTAGGGAGTTGGCTGAGAGCACCCCCACTACTACAGACAATG GATTTCCAGGAGTTGGAGGAGGTGGATTTGGAGGATTCCCCGTAGGAAGATATGGAGGATACCTTGGAGGAGGATATGGCGGATACCCTGGTGGCGGATATGGTGGATACCCTGGTGGTCGTGGATATTATGGAGGTTATCCAAGAGGCGGATATGGTGGATATGGTGGCTATGGTGGTGGCTATGGAGGTTATCCTAGAGGTGGTTGGTATGGAGTATGGCCTGGCAACTAA
- the LOC104210997 gene encoding dormancy-associated protein 2-like, with translation MGSKTFMFLAIVLAIFVITSEVAARELAGSSNAKENDAKLVGGGLPGFRGGLPGFGGGGFPGFGGGRFGGYPGGGYGGFPGGGGGGYYGGYPGGGYGGFPGGGYGGYPRGGGFGGWPRN, from the exons ATGGGATCAAAGACATTTATGTTTCTAGCCAttgttttggctatttttgtaatAACATCAGAGGTTGCAGCTAGGGAGTTGGCTGGCAGCTCCAACG CAAAGGAAAATGATGCAAAACTTGTAGGAGGCGGACTTCCAGGATTTAGAGGAGGACTTCCAGGGTTTGGAGGAGGCGGATTTCCGGGATTTGGAGGAGGCAGGTTTGGTGGATATCCTGGTGGTGGCTATGGTGGATTCCCTGGTGGTGGGGGCGGTGGATACTATGGAGGTTATCCAGGAGGAGGATATGGTGGATTTCCCGGTGGAGGTTATGGAGGATATCCTAGAGGTGGTGGGTTTGGAGGTTGGCCTCGCAACTAA
- the LOC104210996 gene encoding dormancy-associated protein 2-like, whose translation MGSKTFMFIAIVLAIFVITSEVAARELAGSSNAKENDAKLVGGGLPGFRGGLPGFGGGGFPGFGGGRFGGYPGGGYGGFPGGGGGGYYGGYPGGGYGGFPGGGYGGYPRGGGFGGWPRN comes from the exons ATGGGATCAAAGACATTTATGTTTATAGCCAttgttttggctatttttgtaatAACATCAGAGGTTGCAGCTAGGGAGTTGGCTGGAAGCTCCAACG CAAAGGAAAATGATGCAAAACTTGTAGGAGGCGGACTTCCAGGATTTAGAGGAGGACTTCCAGGGTTTGGAGGAGGCGGATTTCCGGGATTTGGAGGAGGCAGGTTTGGTGGATATCCTGGTGGTGGCTATGGTGGATTCCCTGGTGGTGGGGGCGGTGGATACTATGGAGGTTATCCAGGAGGAGGATATGGTGGATTTCCCGGTGGAGGTTATGGAGGATATCCTAGAGGTGGTGGGTTTGGAGGTTGGCCTCGCAACTAA